TCGGCAATCGGAATGGTCTTTTCAGCGGAAAAGAAGCCGGGATAGCAGACCGCTGTCGGAGCAAGCGGGTAACGCATGCCTGTGATGGAGCGACCGGATACAAAGGTGTGAGCAAGCAATTGCTGCTCAGCCTCGATCGTCTCACGATATTGTGGTGCCAATATCTTCCGCCCCTGCCGAAACCTCAAAATGCAGCGCGCAGTTTCCACCCAAGTACGTGGTTCCATGATATCAAAATGTACGTCGGCAAAGTCGCCAGCGCGACCTTTGACGTCAATGATCGGCAATTGCAGAGCACCGATGACATCACGCAGGTTATGTAGAGGCGAGTTACGGCGTTCATCTGCAAACATAACTGCATCGATATCGTCGCCTTCAGCACGTTCAAACAACCGATCAAAGGATGTTGAGTGCGGAATTGCGATTCTGGGAAACCATCGCACGCGGGGTCTTCTCGTCAAACCAACCTCACGCCAAGAGGCGAGACATTGTTCGATCAATTCATCGATACCAAGCGTAGTAATGGGCTGTGTTACTGCCGAAGCAATAGGTGATGTCGACACTTGATACCTCAAAATTACGTGCGCTCAACGCTCATGCTCGAATGATTATCCAAACAGGCACTAACGCTTCAGTCAGGACTGTTTCGATCTGTTGAGAGGGATTTTCAAATCTTCAAAACCTCGATTGGCCCTCGGCTTATATGCGAGCCGTTGCATGAACCAGACGTGAACAACCAAGCTACCTGACAAGAGCAAGTTCGATGATCGTGATATGCTCGTCAGTCATTAACCAACTGTGGGAAGGCAGCACTTTCTCACCCAGGTCACCCCACAAAAGGCGTCGGCCCTTCACTCTCAATCGCAGCGCTGAGTTTCCATATCTAGCTGGAGTCGAGATGATGAACCACGTAACACCAGAGAATGTAACCGTTACATGTGTTTTGCCGTAAACTCAGACCTTGATCGCGATGAGCTGCCGCCGCATCTAAACTGCCCCTTTAGTGAAGACTTGCAAATTGCCAAACGACATCAGGCTCCACCTGTTGTGTGCCAGTAGACAACAGGCATGAATTGACTAAAGCTGCATAACACTTTGCCCTATTGTCCTTACATAAGGTTTGACATGCGCTCCCCCATTCTTGCCCTTTTGATGGTCACAACAATGATGACCAGCGCCGCTCAGGCTGCGGAACTCGTACTCAAACGCGCCGTGCTTGGTACAGGCGGCGTTGGCTATTTTGAATATGCTGCCGAGGTGGACGGCAATGAACCTCTGCTGTTGCGTGCGCGCCTTGATCAGGTCGATGATATCCTCAAGAGCATACTGATCCTGGACCCCGCCGGTCCCGGTTCTGCTACACTCCCCGGCAAGGCTCGCATCGATGATGCCTTTGCCTCACTGCCTTTCGCCAAATCTGACCTTGATACGATGCCGGCGCTGTTCTCCGCGCTTAAAGGGGCGGAAATCAAACTGGCAGGCCCTCGACAAATCGAGGGGCGCATAGCCAGCGTGCAAAGTGAGACCGTCAGTGGCAAGGATGGTGGGGTGACAACGCGCACGCGTGTTTCGGTGTTCTCGGGCGCGTCTATTGAACAGTTCATCCTTGAAGAAGCTGAAGGGCTGGAATTCAAGGATGCGCGCCTTGGGGAACAAGTCAGTACCGCACTTGTGGCACTGCGAACCGCTCAAGACCGCACGGGACGCGATATCGCTATCAAGCTCGCTGCAGGAGCGAAACGTACGGTGCGCATCGGCTATGTAGCCGAAACACCCGTGTGGAAAGCAGCCTATCGGCTGACATTGCCGAAGCCGGGCGAAGATCAAGCCCGTCTGCAGGGCTGGGTTGTTCTGGAGAACATGACCGGCAATGCCTGGAAAGATGTGGAAGTGACGTTGTCGTCTGCTGCGCCTGTGACTTTCAGACAGGCGCTATATGATCCTTATTACGTCACCCGCCAACTGGTTGCTCCACCGGTAAGCCGCGCGGCTCTCCCCCGCGCAGACCAAGGGCAGATTTTTGCTGAGAGCAGACAAGCGCTTGACAGCAGCATGAAGTATCGGGCTGCCCCCTCGCCAGCACAGGCCATACCGGAACAGGCTGCAATCGAACCAATCCCGGGGAAAGACTATTATGGCGGCGGCGATGCTCTGACCGGCCCGCAGGAGCCTGGCAGCACTGCGGAAGAAAACCCTGCTGGTGCCAGCTTCACGCTTTCGTCTCCGGTTAGTGTTGGAGCAGGTGAAAGCCTCACGACCCCCTTTGTTGATCTCAATGTGCCGTCGCAATCGGTTGCCTGGTATCAGGGTAGAACACGCAATCCATGGCGCGCGCTGACTTTGAAGAATAACGGCGCGGTATCTTTGCCAGCGGGATCTGCCACGATTTACGATGCAACTGAGGCGGGGCCAATGTTTTCAGGCGAAGCTCAGTTCCCTCTCCTTCCAATGGGTGATTTCCGGTTGATTGGTTTTGGTTCAGACCAGAAAATTCTGGTCGACACCGAAGCCGGGTCTGAAACAACAATTACCAAAATCAAATCGGTCGATGGTACCCTTCAGATCGAAAGCCGCATACGGCAAACGACCACTTACCGGCTCAAAAACGGTTCGACTGATTTGCGCCATATGGTGATTGAGCACCCTCGCATGGCCGATTGGAAGCTGGTCGAACCCAAACCGGAGGATGCGACCATTGCCGGTCAGGCCTACCGCATTCGCTTTGATGTCGAAGCCGGGAAATCCAAACAGTACAAGGTCGTCCTGGAACGCCCTGAAGTTGAGGCCATCGATATTGGAGAAGTCACCGGCGCCCGCATCCAGGCCCTTATGATCGCGCCGGAACTTGACGCCGAAACCAAAGCCCGCCTGACCACTCTGGCGGAAGCCGCCAAAGCCAGCGATGAGGCAATGGCTGAAATGTCCCAGCTTGAAGAGCGGCGCGATGCTATTATCAACGACCAGACTCGCCTGCGCGAAAATTTGGCATCGGCACCACAAGGATCAGATCTTGCGCGCCTGTATTCACAGAAGATGCTGGCCCAGGAGAATGCTCTCGACCGGCTGGACAATGACATCAAGGCAGCGCGCGACCGCTACGAGCAGGCGCGCAAATTACTGGGCGACAAAGTCAGAAAACTTTAGGGTAAACGTGATGCCAACAAAATACGAGCTTGTCACATCTGTGCCCATACCCGCAGAGGCAACGGTGGGCCATACCTACGAATTAGTACATTTGGCTGACGCCTACTCAATTCCACTTCCAAGTGGCACCCTGACAGACCCCGAGTTGCTAGCGAGATTCCTCTTCTCCCAGCAACCACGTTGGATCGGCACTCTTATAAAAATGCGAGATGCTCTCGTTGCTGGATTAGGTCTCAAGACAGCCCGTCATCTCGAGTCCATTGGCGAACACGACCAGACGAACCGTCTTGGAATATTCAAGATCTATGGCAAAAGCCGTCTTGAAATTGTATTCGGAGAGGACGACAAGCATTTAGACTTTCGTCTATCTGTTCTTTGCACCAGTCCAACGGCAAGGCAAGAGGAGCATCGTCTGGTCTTCACCTCTGTGGTTCACTGTCACAACCGGCTGGGGCGTATTTATATTTTTCTGATCGCGCCGTTTCATCGCCTGGTGGTGCAGGCAAGCCTACGGCAGGCTGCCCGCATCGGCTGGCCATGTTAGCTCAGATTACAGAGATCGATCCCTTCCAAGTTCAATAAATTCTATCGTTAATAAGGCGTTCTTATTTCAACGTGATTAAGTTGAATGAATAGAGAGCGGTAGAATGATTCCGGACATATATCATTCGAAGTCACAGCTAACGCCAAGAGCTGATTTGAGTGAGTACCGCTCCCAAAAAAACCAGAACAATGCCTGCCACACGAGGCCAAGTAACGCTGCTTATCGTGATGCCGAATCCACCAAATTGATCAATGATGGCTGCACCCAACAATTGGCCAAGAACCACAGAAACAAAGAAGGGTGCCACCCCCAACTTGGGCACCACAATCAGCGCACCAATAACGAACAGCGCGCCGGCCGCCCCACCAATCAGAGTCCAC
This sequence is a window from Phyllobacterium sp. T1293. Protein-coding genes within it:
- a CDS encoding DUF4139 domain-containing protein, which encodes MRSPILALLMVTTMMTSAAQAAELVLKRAVLGTGGVGYFEYAAEVDGNEPLLLRARLDQVDDILKSILILDPAGPGSATLPGKARIDDAFASLPFAKSDLDTMPALFSALKGAEIKLAGPRQIEGRIASVQSETVSGKDGGVTTRTRVSVFSGASIEQFILEEAEGLEFKDARLGEQVSTALVALRTAQDRTGRDIAIKLAAGAKRTVRIGYVAETPVWKAAYRLTLPKPGEDQARLQGWVVLENMTGNAWKDVEVTLSSAAPVTFRQALYDPYYVTRQLVAPPVSRAALPRADQGQIFAESRQALDSSMKYRAAPSPAQAIPEQAAIEPIPGKDYYGGGDALTGPQEPGSTAEENPAGASFTLSSPVSVGAGESLTTPFVDLNVPSQSVAWYQGRTRNPWRALTLKNNGAVSLPAGSATIYDATEAGPMFSGEAQFPLLPMGDFRLIGFGSDQKILVDTEAGSETTITKIKSVDGTLQIESRIRQTTTYRLKNGSTDLRHMVIEHPRMADWKLVEPKPEDATIAGQAYRIRFDVEAGKSKQYKVVLERPEVEAIDIGEVTGARIQALMIAPELDAETKARLTTLAEAAKASDEAMAEMSQLEERRDAIINDQTRLRENLASAPQGSDLARLYSQKMLAQENALDRLDNDIKAARDRYEQARKLLGDKVRKL
- a CDS encoding DUF2867 domain-containing protein — protein: MPTKYELVTSVPIPAEATVGHTYELVHLADAYSIPLPSGTLTDPELLARFLFSQQPRWIGTLIKMRDALVAGLGLKTARHLESIGEHDQTNRLGIFKIYGKSRLEIVFGEDDKHLDFRLSVLCTSPTARQEEHRLVFTSVVHCHNRLGRIYIFLIAPFHRLVVQASLRQAARIGWPC
- a CDS encoding DMT family transporter gives rise to the protein MAFLYLFAAFGLGALISMQPPINAHISAVLGSPLLAASCSIAISLAIVFIVRLATDSSVTVNWSRIFALPWWTLIGGAAGALFVIGALIVVPKLGVAPFFVSVVLGQLLGAAIIDQFGGFGITISSVTWPRVAGIVLVFLGAVLTQISSWR